CCTTGGCTGGCACCAGGCTTCCATTGCAACATGCCCGTGATGCCGTCCATGCTCATGCCCGAAGGACCCTTGTCGAGGTAGAAGCGCAGGTTCCTGTCACCGTCCGCGTCCTTCGCCGCGAACTGATGCTGGTAGGCCCCGTCGGCTCCGCTCTTCTCTCCTTCGGAAGCGATGGAGGGGGGCGTGTTCCCGAGCTCGGTCTGGATCGTGTAGGGCTGGCTCAGCCGGTCCCCGTCATCCGCCAACACCTCCAGCGCGATCTTGTCGCCGCGACGCAGGCCCTTGGTCTCGAATACGCGCTCTTCGCCGCGCACGGAGCCATTCACGGACCATTCGTAGCGGTAGGTCAGGCGATCGTTGTCCGGGTCCTCCGCTTCGGGAGTCGCCGTGACCGACATGCCAGCTCGCAGGTCCTGATGCGGCTCGAGGCTGAGAGCGGTGAGTACGGGCGCCCGATTGCCAACGCCGAGCCGAAGCACCATGGGCGTGCTCTCGTTCCGACCATCCGTTGCGGTCGCCGTCAGCGTGATCGAGTCACCCTTCTGGATGTCCCGAAGCACCATCACGGGCTGTTCGGTCCGCAGGATCTCCTGGCCGTTGCGTTGCCAGAGGAAACTGAAGCGGACCGCTTCGCCGTCCGGATCCGCTGCCTCTGCGATCACGTGAAGTTCGCGGTCGGCGAGGATCTCTCGAGGCGAGACGTCGAGTCGAGTGATCGTAGGTGCCGAACCGGCGGCCGCGTACTCGCCCACGGCGTCGGATTCGGCTTGCTGCTCGACCATCGGTCGACTCCCCACGCCAGTGGGTGCTTCCTCAGCACTACAAGCCAAAAGCGCCAGGGCCGCCCCGCCAAGAACGAGCCAGCGACCATGTTTCGCTACGTCCATATCCCCTCCCCCAGCGCGCGCGTCGGCGCGCTACCTCATCATCGGCTTGACCGTCACCACATCGAGACGGGAGGTCGATCCACCCGCGCCGAAGCCCGCGCCAAGAGCGGCGGGGCTCTGCCCGACCACCGTGATCCGCCAGAGCGTTCCCTGTCGATGGGTTCCGCCCACCTGGAGGTCGTCGCCGTCCATGATCTCGCCCGGGCCGAAGTAGTGGATCGGCTGCGGATTCGTCGGGTCGGGCGGATTCGGGTCCGCGTAGTAGCGGGGCAGCTCGTTGCCGGCGATTCCGCTCTGCCACGCCGCGTAGTTCGCAACCTGGCTGATCCGCGTGGGCGCCGCCTGGGTCGGGAAGGCCGGAACCGGGCCAACGCCCGGAAGATCCGTCGTATCGCCGATTTCGTGCTCGACGACGGCCCGCGCGTACGCAACGCCAGCCTCGGCTGCGAAGAACGCGTTCTGGTTGCGATTCTGGAAGCCTGCGACCTGGTTGTCGCGGGTCACCGTGTTCATCGCCGCCATGCCCATCCAGCCCATCAGAACCAGCATCAGCACGGCAACGAACATCGCTGCGCCGCTCTCACGTCGCCGCTTCGGTTCGTTCGCCGGGTCGGCTTGTCGTCGCGGCTTCAGATCGTTCATGGGTCGAGCTCCTGTCATCACAGGCTGTTGATGCGATGGCCCACGTTGCGCGGGCGAATGGCAAGGGTGTGAACGCGTCGGACGAAGGCATCGGCGGCCGGCTGGGCGGTGTTGCGATTTTCCAGGTTCGGGTACTGGCCCTGAGGCGTGGCGCCGGTTGCCAGCACGTTCGCGTCCTGGGCTCGCGTGCGTAGGAGCAGGTTCACGCGGATCTCACGAAGGAGTTGGTTGTTCCGTTGGTTCTGCACGTACTGCGCACCAGCCAACGGGTCGGCTGGAGCCGCTGTTCGGGCCCCGAAGTACTCGCCGGGGTCCTGGACATCGTCGATGTCCAGGTCGAACCAGGCTGCGATCTGCAGGTCTTCCACATCCTGGGCGATCACGAGCCCGTTCCGAAGCAGCTGGGACGCCACGGGAGGCACGGCGACCGCGCCGCCCTGGTCGATCTGGTACACGGTGGCAGGAACCATCACGAGATCGCCCCCGGGAGGGACCAGATTCGCCGCGCCGGGAGCATACGTGCCGCCGGGGAGGCCGAACGTCCAGTCCACCTGAAGCCTCACTGGCGTCACGGAGCCGGGAACGACCCGGCCGCAAGCAACGCCTGCTCCGGCGTTCGTCTGGTCGTAGACGATCACACCTCC
This sequence is a window from bacterium. Protein-coding genes within it:
- a CDS encoding prepilin-type N-terminal cleavage/methylation domain-containing protein yields the protein MTIEPTTRRHQAFSLIEMMVSMAILALITVYLTDMLVRQSRTYTVVDQVTEVQQNMRIVSDIIEREMRTTGFMTGEGGVFCAVDLLGAPDILVVSDDGPFDPTDQPASNMVVDITDVEYTGTGTDTFIVNTVLEGAPFYDVDGDATLDSDFFDVQPTAGLPMPFSQSGGVIVYDQTNAGAGVACGRVVPGSVTPVRLQVDWTFGLPGGTYAPGAANLVPPGGDLVMVPATVYQIDQGGAVAVPPVASQLLRNGLVIAQDVEDLQIAAWFDLDIDDVQDPGEYFGARTAAPADPLAGAQYVQNQRNNQLLREIRVNLLLRTRAQDANVLATGATPQGQYPNLENRNTAQPAADAFVRRVHTLAIRPRNVGHRINSL